From Amycolatopsis sp. cg9, one genomic window encodes:
- a CDS encoding AAA family ATPase: MVGVPAFTAVDKRTRRSAGQPPAGVQLTTFVGRTRELTEVCERLYAGDRAVTLTGSPGVGKTRFAGELLMQMNEHYDASVFIRLAELGVHANTSTVLQRICNLLVAALRVSHHQPNADLVDVLIEHVRDRRVLIVLDNCEQVLDAVAELVNRIITETATVQVIATSRAYLDVQGEHRVHLGPLATPAMDAGRAAAEHSDAVRLLADRATTVGRPLTEQDDWQAIVDLVRWSSGIPLVLELIAAQFGRGRAPAVVLDRLQGGEALRYGPGARGIPTHHLALDIAITESWDLCSPEQQRVWARLTVFTGGFTLDAAEQVCADELISRGEILETLDHLVRHSIIEGASADGRYRQHTFLREYGRRSLNASGELDKISERLCHWIAELVRQAAVRWFGPEEVRWLDLVNAESRNIAAVVAWCAEKGQAERGLAIMVDVLLTRAPFFFATEIQVCHRVEELLHDGPAVASDVRISALAMAGWVWIALGEQARGKSLLDECVRLARDAGKDDAPVVQFVEGTYEALALGRRSGFAKLAAASAGFRAAGADGPAFMADLFHAMTAGLLGPAEEADRMSQRCVVEARRRGAEWALTWAEWTRGLPACSEPVTDNPEPLRRQIALGDLWGPGWWVETKAWELAKDGDYAGAARRIGGSDTLQARHGVHYNGLASFKHHRGNAKAVIALVLGPVESTAAYLEGSLLSDEQIVALAFDDTEPASEPTLNGRQWKVVQLVATGLKNQQIAAIVQFSVRTVENELTTIYDLLGVAGRRELAEWYRARSAPTGAPTAPARPRHRG; this comes from the coding sequence GTGGTCGGCGTCCCTGCATTCACTGCGGTGGATAAGCGCACTCGCAGATCGGCCGGACAACCACCCGCAGGTGTTCAGCTGACGACATTCGTCGGGCGAACCCGTGAGCTGACCGAGGTCTGTGAGCGGCTGTACGCAGGTGACCGTGCGGTGACCTTGACCGGGTCGCCCGGTGTCGGGAAGACGCGATTCGCCGGCGAACTGCTCATGCAGATGAATGAGCATTACGACGCCTCGGTGTTCATCAGACTCGCCGAACTCGGTGTGCATGCGAATACGTCGACGGTTTTGCAGCGGATCTGCAACTTGCTTGTCGCAGCATTACGTGTCTCGCATCACCAGCCGAACGCCGACCTCGTCGACGTTCTCATCGAGCACGTCCGTGACCGGCGCGTGCTGATCGTGCTCGACAACTGCGAACAGGTGCTGGACGCGGTCGCCGAGCTGGTCAACCGCATCATCACCGAGACCGCCACGGTGCAGGTGATCGCCACCAGCCGCGCCTACCTCGACGTCCAGGGCGAGCACCGGGTGCACCTGGGCCCCTTGGCGACCCCCGCCATGGACGCCGGCCGCGCGGCCGCCGAGCACAGTGACGCGGTCCGTCTGCTGGCCGACCGTGCCACTACGGTTGGACGGCCGCTGACCGAGCAGGACGACTGGCAGGCCATCGTCGACCTGGTCCGCTGGTCCTCAGGTATTCCGCTGGTCCTGGAACTCATTGCGGCCCAGTTCGGCCGGGGGCGAGCACCGGCTGTGGTCCTTGATCGCCTGCAGGGTGGCGAGGCGCTGAGGTACGGTCCCGGCGCGCGCGGGATCCCGACGCATCACCTCGCACTCGACATCGCGATCACCGAGTCCTGGGACCTGTGCTCGCCGGAGCAGCAGCGTGTCTGGGCGCGGCTGACGGTCTTCACCGGCGGATTTACCCTCGACGCCGCTGAACAGGTCTGTGCGGATGAGCTGATCAGTCGGGGCGAGATCCTGGAGACGTTGGATCACCTGGTGCGGCACTCGATCATCGAAGGTGCTTCCGCCGATGGACGCTACCGCCAGCACACGTTCCTGCGTGAGTACGGCCGGCGCAGCCTGAACGCATCCGGCGAACTGGACAAGATCAGTGAACGGCTGTGCCACTGGATCGCCGAGTTGGTGCGGCAGGCTGCCGTGCGGTGGTTCGGACCGGAGGAGGTCCGGTGGCTGGACCTGGTCAACGCCGAGTCCCGCAACATCGCCGCTGTGGTGGCGTGGTGCGCGGAGAAGGGCCAGGCCGAGCGGGGCTTGGCGATCATGGTGGATGTGCTGCTGACGCGGGCGCCGTTCTTCTTCGCCACCGAGATCCAGGTCTGCCACCGGGTCGAGGAGCTCCTGCACGATGGCCCTGCGGTGGCGTCGGATGTGCGAATCTCGGCACTGGCGATGGCCGGCTGGGTCTGGATCGCCCTCGGTGAGCAAGCCCGCGGCAAGAGTCTCCTGGACGAATGCGTGCGCTTGGCGCGCGATGCGGGCAAGGATGACGCTCCGGTGGTCCAGTTCGTGGAGGGCACCTACGAGGCACTGGCTCTCGGGCGGCGCAGCGGGTTCGCGAAGCTCGCGGCAGCCAGCGCGGGTTTCCGCGCCGCGGGCGCGGACGGGCCGGCCTTCATGGCGGACCTGTTTCACGCCATGACGGCGGGACTGCTCGGCCCGGCGGAGGAAGCGGACCGGATGTCGCAACGCTGCGTGGTCGAAGCCCGCCGTCGCGGCGCTGAATGGGCTCTGACGTGGGCGGAGTGGACCCGCGGTCTGCCCGCGTGCTCCGAACCCGTGACCGACAACCCCGAGCCGCTGAGGCGCCAGATCGCCCTCGGTGACCTGTGGGGGCCCGGCTGGTGGGTCGAGACGAAAGCCTGGGAGCTGGCGAAGGACGGCGACTACGCCGGCGCAGCGCGACGGATCGGCGGCTCGGACACCCTGCAAGCCCGCCACGGCGTCCACTACAACGGCCTGGCCAGCTTCAAACACCACCGGGGAAACGCGAAAGCCGTGATCGCGTTGGTGCTCGGCCCCGTGGAGTCGACGGCGGCCTACCTCGAGGGCAGCCTGCTGTCCGACGAACAGATCGTGGCCCTCGCCTTCGACGACACCGAACCTGCGTCGGAACCGACGTTGAACGGGCGGCAGTGGAAAGTCGTCCAGCTGGTCGCCACGGGGCTGAAGAATCAGCAAATCGCGGCGATCGTGCAGTTCTCCGTACGCACGGTCGAGAATGAACTGACCACGATCTATGACCTGCTGGGCGTAGCGGGACGCCGGGAGCTCGCCGAGTGGTACCGGGCCCGATCGGCGCCTACCGGTGCTCCCACTGCACCGGCAAGGCCGCGACACCGCGGATGA
- a CDS encoding protease pro-enzyme activation domain-containing protein, with protein sequence MHSRLWHALAATAALLASTAATAVAAPDTPAADPGDRAPIAGSTPAWATPHTEVARSNGNTVRHIQVALALRDQPGAERLAAQLATPGSAEHGKFLSSRAFLDRFAPTQDAVDQVSRWLGAQGLHVTGVSANRHFVDAEAPTAAVESAFGTRIAAFRARIDGATRTLTAPASPVTVPASLRASITAVLGLDDSAALLKPHHTRPAASAAAAAEQHCARWWGEQNNTDVPQNYPAGSQSNSLCGYTGTQVRAMYKLDNGNTGAGTTIGVVGAYNSTTVVADTNKAAAQLGVPPLADGQYSAVLPQGGFTDAAECGADGWAAEQTLDVQASHTIAPGAKIRYYAGKSCKGIGIYDAFNQAVTDNAVDVISNSYGNADGEASLPQAARDQFNSMALQAAIQGQTITVSTGDAGNNSGPVGHATASFPSSSPWVVAVGGTSVGLDQNNQPKVLTGWENTGNTQTGNSWVPQRDADGPFASGAGGGTSALYDAPDWQAGVVPGAGGKRAVPDIAALADSYTGMLVGQTIKGQFGIGSYGGTSLASPLIAGLVADAQQARSGTARAGLLTPVLYSLKSSGAIADVVPQKAGVWTPMMHAFGGVAVPGGQGSYLIDFDARPQNLQSAPGWDTVTGLGTPGNGFISALSQ encoded by the coding sequence ATGCACAGCCGTCTTTGGCATGCCCTCGCCGCGACCGCGGCCCTGCTCGCTTCCACCGCGGCCACCGCCGTCGCGGCACCCGACACCCCAGCTGCCGACCCCGGCGACCGCGCGCCGATCGCCGGCAGCACCCCGGCCTGGGCCACCCCACATACGGAAGTCGCCCGCAGCAACGGAAACACCGTCCGCCACATCCAGGTCGCCCTGGCGCTGCGCGACCAGCCCGGCGCCGAACGCCTCGCCGCGCAGCTGGCCACGCCGGGCAGCGCCGAACACGGGAAGTTCCTGTCGTCGAGGGCGTTCCTCGACCGGTTCGCCCCGACGCAGGACGCCGTCGACCAGGTGTCGCGCTGGCTGGGCGCCCAGGGCCTGCACGTGACCGGCGTCAGCGCCAACAGGCACTTCGTCGACGCCGAAGCGCCGACCGCTGCGGTGGAGTCGGCGTTCGGGACGAGGATCGCGGCGTTCCGGGCCCGCATCGACGGGGCCACGCGCACGCTCACGGCACCGGCGTCGCCGGTGACCGTGCCGGCCTCGTTGCGTGCCTCGATCACCGCCGTGCTCGGCCTCGACGACAGCGCCGCGCTCCTCAAGCCGCACCACACCCGCCCGGCCGCATCCGCAGCCGCAGCGGCGGAGCAGCACTGCGCGCGCTGGTGGGGTGAGCAGAACAACACCGACGTTCCGCAGAACTACCCGGCCGGGTCCCAGTCGAACTCGCTGTGCGGCTACACCGGCACGCAGGTCCGCGCGATGTACAAGCTGGACAACGGAAACACCGGCGCGGGCACGACGATCGGTGTCGTCGGCGCCTACAACTCCACCACCGTCGTGGCCGACACGAACAAGGCCGCCGCCCAGCTCGGTGTGCCGCCGCTAGCGGACGGGCAGTACAGCGCGGTGCTGCCGCAGGGCGGGTTCACCGACGCGGCCGAGTGCGGCGCCGACGGCTGGGCCGCCGAACAAACCCTCGACGTCCAGGCCTCCCACACCATCGCCCCGGGTGCGAAGATCCGTTACTACGCAGGGAAGAGCTGCAAGGGAATCGGGATCTACGACGCGTTCAATCAGGCCGTCACCGACAACGCCGTGGACGTGATCAGCAACAGCTACGGCAACGCCGACGGCGAAGCCTCCCTGCCGCAGGCCGCACGGGACCAGTTCAACAGCATGGCGCTGCAGGCCGCGATCCAGGGCCAGACTATCACCGTGTCCACCGGCGACGCCGGCAACAACTCCGGCCCCGTCGGCCACGCGACCGCCAGCTTCCCGTCCTCGAGCCCGTGGGTCGTGGCGGTCGGCGGTACCAGCGTCGGCCTGGACCAGAACAACCAGCCGAAGGTCCTGACCGGATGGGAGAACACCGGCAACACCCAGACCGGCAACTCGTGGGTGCCGCAGCGGGACGCGGACGGGCCGTTCGCCTCCGGCGCCGGCGGCGGCACCTCCGCCCTCTACGACGCACCGGACTGGCAGGCCGGCGTCGTCCCCGGCGCGGGTGGGAAGCGTGCGGTGCCGGACATCGCGGCGCTGGCCGACTCCTACACCGGGATGCTGGTCGGGCAGACCATCAAGGGCCAGTTCGGCATCGGCTCCTACGGCGGCACCTCGCTCGCGTCACCGCTGATCGCCGGGCTCGTCGCCGACGCCCAGCAGGCCCGCTCCGGCACCGCCCGGGCCGGGCTACTCACGCCGGTCCTCTACAGCTTGAAGAGCTCCGGCGCGATCGCTGACGTCGTCCCGCAGAAGGCGGGAGTCTGGACGCCGATGATGCACGCCTTCGGCGGCGTCGCCGTCCCCGGCGGGCAGGGCAGCTACCTGATCGACTTCGACGCCCGCCCGCAGAACCTCCAGAGCGCCCCCGGCTGGGACACCGTCACCGGCCTCGGCACCCCTGGCAACGGCTTCATCTCCGCGCTTTCCCAGTAA
- a CDS encoding L,D-transpeptidase, whose product MSEMPRPTPNRWRVLALWLAGIALVGTAGALLAPSPTAPDPVRGAEPVELGVELHAPAVAPRAVPNLTGLPEASTFGTVATAPQDMTAEEVPDGQLVHPTEPVPVFDQPGGAAIAVLPTTQLGSDTWVPVIADEPGWVQVLLPSRPNGSTGWLSTQDSTLAIRSTTDRIVIDRAAFRLTLYRNHQQIGTWSVGVGTPAAPTPAGRTFVLASMTDAKQTFSPVIFPLGIHSTTYSTYGGGPGTTGIHGWPTTDVFGRPSSDGCIRVPADALATFTNPVDPVPIGTPVLIR is encoded by the coding sequence ATGTCCGAGATGCCACGGCCGACACCGAACCGGTGGCGGGTGCTCGCGCTCTGGCTAGCCGGGATCGCACTCGTCGGCACCGCAGGTGCGCTGCTCGCACCGTCACCGACCGCACCCGACCCCGTCCGCGGCGCCGAACCGGTCGAGCTGGGCGTCGAACTGCACGCCCCGGCCGTGGCCCCCCGCGCGGTCCCGAATCTGACCGGGCTGCCTGAAGCCAGCACCTTCGGCACCGTGGCGACCGCGCCGCAAGACATGACAGCCGAGGAGGTCCCGGACGGGCAGCTCGTGCACCCGACCGAGCCGGTGCCGGTGTTCGACCAGCCCGGCGGTGCGGCCATCGCCGTCCTGCCGACCACACAGCTGGGATCCGACACGTGGGTACCGGTCATCGCGGACGAGCCGGGCTGGGTGCAGGTCCTGCTGCCATCCCGGCCCAACGGCTCCACCGGCTGGCTATCCACACAGGACAGCACGCTCGCGATCCGGTCGACGACCGACCGGATCGTCATCGACCGGGCCGCATTCCGGCTCACCCTCTACCGCAACCACCAGCAGATTGGCACCTGGAGCGTCGGCGTCGGCACGCCGGCCGCACCGACCCCCGCCGGACGGACCTTCGTGCTCGCCTCGATGACCGACGCGAAGCAGACGTTCAGCCCAGTGATCTTCCCGCTCGGGATCCACTCCACGACGTATTCCACCTATGGCGGCGGGCCCGGGACCACGGGCATCCACGGCTGGCCCACTACCGATGTGTTCGGCCGCCCGTCCAGCGACGGATGCATCCGGGTCCCCGCCGACGCGCTGGCCACCTTCACCAACCCCGTCGATCCGGTGCCCATCGGCACCCCGGTCCTCATCCGCTAA
- a CDS encoding 3-oxoacyl-[acyl-carrier-protein] synthase III C-terminal domain-containing protein translates to MLTVRWQNLHLRGIGAALGEIVAVDHLESGRTLHGSTSQRAVSIARGSTGMDLAVRAGRNALASMAVTTTGPLPVPELHFHAAIWRGSRGIDFWSRAAYVRTRLGLPGGRGITSELNAMSNSLVGGIDISARVLAGSPDLDTVLLTGGETFGPPAFDHLAADHGIAYGDGGSALILGRHPGLAHILATSSYTDPTLEQLHRGNHRFLPAGTTELGIERIRERKRQYTDAVGAASVTRRNHDGVRAVMDEALRDAGLQLDQLRWILLPHYGRHLLDTHCLQPLGITAERTLCHAGDQWGHIGPNDQIVGLAHLLTRGAVVPADHVALLGIGIGMTWTAAILRIDTVPPDLSALAPPLRWPWRAPADALR, encoded by the coding sequence GTGCTGACAGTGCGCTGGCAGAACCTGCACTTACGCGGCATCGGCGCGGCGCTCGGCGAGATCGTGGCCGTCGACCACCTCGAGTCCGGCCGAACGCTGCACGGCTCCACCAGCCAACGTGCCGTGTCGATCGCCCGCGGCAGTACCGGCATGGACCTGGCCGTCCGCGCCGGCCGCAACGCCCTCGCCAGCATGGCCGTCACCACCACCGGCCCGCTACCCGTTCCCGAACTGCACTTCCACGCCGCGATCTGGCGCGGCAGCCGCGGCATCGACTTCTGGTCCCGCGCCGCCTACGTCCGCACCCGCCTCGGCCTGCCCGGCGGCCGCGGTATCACCAGCGAGCTCAACGCCATGAGCAACAGCCTCGTCGGCGGCATCGACATCTCCGCCCGCGTCCTGGCCGGCAGCCCCGACCTCGACACCGTCCTGCTCACCGGCGGCGAAACCTTCGGCCCGCCCGCCTTCGACCACCTCGCCGCCGACCACGGCATCGCCTACGGCGACGGCGGCTCTGCCCTCATCCTCGGCCGCCACCCCGGCCTCGCCCACATCCTCGCCACCAGCTCCTACACCGACCCCACCCTCGAACAACTCCACCGCGGCAACCACCGCTTCCTCCCCGCCGGCACCACCGAACTCGGCATCGAACGCATCCGTGAGCGGAAACGCCAGTACACCGACGCCGTCGGCGCGGCCTCGGTCACCCGCCGCAATCACGACGGGGTCCGCGCCGTCATGGACGAGGCCCTCCGCGACGCCGGCCTGCAGCTCGACCAGCTGCGCTGGATCCTGCTGCCGCACTATGGACGGCACCTACTCGACACCCACTGCCTGCAACCGCTCGGCATCACCGCCGAGCGCACCCTCTGCCACGCCGGCGACCAATGGGGACACATCGGCCCCAACGACCAGATCGTCGGCCTCGCTCACCTACTCACGCGCGGCGCGGTGGTCCCTGCCGACCACGTCGCGTTGCTCGGCATCGGTATCGGCATGACCTGGACCGCCGCGATCCTCCGCATCGACACGGTGCCGCCAGACCTGAGTGCCCTTGCTCCGCCCCTGCGCTGGCCCTGGCGCGCGCCGGCCGACGCCCTGCGTTGA
- a CDS encoding excisionase family DNA-binding protein, with product MLKLTVSMWAVTWTVGTGLPSPRSTRRSVMSESDVSVPRFLTDGQAAKLLGVSAMTIYRAVDEGGFPAVRTRGRISIPAKAIDAMEEVAVSEMRAVDSGEFILPLRNGVDTSGR from the coding sequence ATGCTGAAGTTAACGGTGTCGATGTGGGCGGTTACTTGGACCGTCGGCACTGGCCTCCCCTCACCACGAAGCACGCGGAGGTCTGTGATGTCCGAGTCCGATGTGAGTGTGCCGCGTTTCTTGACAGATGGCCAGGCGGCAAAGTTGCTCGGCGTTTCGGCGATGACGATCTATCGGGCCGTGGATGAAGGCGGTTTTCCGGCGGTTCGGACCCGAGGGCGTATCTCGATCCCTGCCAAGGCGATCGACGCAATGGAGGAAGTTGCGGTCTCGGAAATGCGGGCGGTCGACTCGGGTGAGTTCATTTTGCCGTTGAGGAACGGCGTCGATACGAGCGGCAGGTAG
- a CDS encoding sigma factor-like helix-turn-helix DNA-binding protein, translating to MTSDEEFDSWLAEADESFVQSVNADVDRAVVLHVVQRAAAERASKELTELVAVAAATGAPPERPRGWSVTPGGLPSGEPPEPVASGWELPSMFDRVQAERNHELDPVVQSAVEGAPEAVERVLQTVRPLVMRYCRAQIGQRDGTFVAADDLAQEICLAVLADLPTAFGRYQDLLRLVYRIAARQVGSAQAAVLSSSRMRMPVWNRLPGTRRCSSEYAGDVSQVWRMLAMLSDTEREVVVLRVVVGLTVTETSEVIGQNPGWVRYKQAHALAALRRLLAAWYRC from the coding sequence ATGACCTCGGACGAGGAGTTCGACAGCTGGCTGGCCGAGGCCGACGAGAGCTTCGTGCAGTCGGTCAACGCCGATGTCGACCGCGCCGTGGTGCTCCACGTCGTGCAGCGGGCCGCCGCCGAGCGGGCCAGCAAGGAGCTCACCGAGCTGGTCGCGGTGGCCGCGGCCACCGGCGCTCCGCCGGAGCGCCCGCGCGGCTGGTCGGTCACGCCGGGCGGCCTTCCCAGCGGCGAGCCGCCGGAGCCAGTCGCGTCTGGCTGGGAGTTGCCGAGCATGTTCGACCGAGTCCAGGCCGAGCGCAACCACGAGCTGGACCCGGTGGTGCAGAGCGCGGTCGAGGGCGCGCCGGAAGCGGTCGAGCGGGTGCTGCAGACGGTGCGGCCGCTGGTGATGCGGTACTGCCGCGCGCAGATCGGGCAGCGCGACGGGACGTTCGTGGCCGCGGACGACCTGGCGCAGGAGATCTGCCTGGCCGTGCTGGCGGACCTTCCTACCGCGTTCGGGCGGTACCAGGATCTGCTTCGGCTCGTGTATCGGATCGCCGCGCGGCAGGTCGGCTCGGCGCAGGCCGCGGTGCTCTCGAGTTCCCGGATGCGGATGCCGGTGTGGAACCGGCTGCCCGGCACGCGGCGCTGCTCGAGTGAATACGCCGGCGATGTCTCGCAGGTGTGGCGGATGCTGGCCATGCTCTCCGACACCGAGCGGGAAGTCGTCGTGCTGCGGGTGGTCGTCGGGCTCACCGTCACCGAAACCAGCGAGGTGATCGGACAGAACCCGGGCTGGGTCCGCTACAAGCAGGCCCACGCGCTGGCTGCCCTGCGGCGCCTCCTTGCCGCCTGGTACCGATGCTGA
- a CDS encoding RNA polymerase sigma factor: MADDEFAAFFDRDFDRLVGFFCKSGFDREIARDAAAETMTELLRQWSEVTAPKAWVRTVGSRIASRLVMEGPRSVQAAIVGCRSTTDRADDQPHAVVEEQDVVAELLRQLPDVQRVVMAWRLDGFDPAEIAAITESSPTTVRSNLRHARERMKQLRDAQEAEQTPDTTTPRRRTQ, translated from the coding sequence GTGGCCGATGACGAGTTCGCCGCCTTCTTCGACCGGGACTTCGACCGGCTGGTGGGGTTCTTCTGCAAGTCCGGCTTCGACCGGGAGATCGCCCGCGACGCCGCAGCTGAGACTATGACCGAGCTGCTGCGGCAGTGGTCGGAGGTCACCGCCCCGAAGGCATGGGTGCGCACGGTCGGCAGCAGGATCGCGTCCCGGCTGGTCATGGAGGGCCCGCGCAGCGTGCAGGCGGCGATCGTCGGGTGCCGGTCGACGACCGACCGGGCCGACGACCAGCCGCACGCCGTGGTTGAGGAACAAGACGTGGTCGCCGAGCTCCTGCGGCAGCTGCCCGATGTCCAACGCGTGGTGATGGCCTGGCGCTTGGACGGGTTCGACCCGGCGGAGATCGCCGCGATCACCGAGTCGTCGCCCACGACCGTCCGGTCGAACCTGCGGCACGCGCGCGAGCGGATGAAGCAGCTGCGCGACGCGCAGGAAGCGGAACAGACACCGGACACGACGACGCCGCGGAGGAGGACGCAATGA
- a CDS encoding sensor histidine kinase yields the protein MKLEAETERWMVRALAILRIGQVVPALPVLVSSPLSDYRQPAVVLGLYGLYVGWAALLFSVALYRNAVGSAWVWTDVAIAVLCVLAVGLSERPGIGVTWQNWTIGPAMGAAILALLYQGRWAGTAVGAVLVAAHVLGLWPELGSGAGVNEVLGNAGAGLAFTVGAGLVGGRLRRSAWLADRSAEDALHEREARARIAERVRQYDLLHTNVLTTLTLVAGVGGELSAELKSRCARDVDFLRNMAASVIDASPRGLNAELAAMVRDQSALGLDIQYSTDSLPADLPAEVVAALTHAAREALNNVAKYAGTDRSWLVATGDEGAVHITVTDQGRGFDPTATSNGFGLSHAIHHRVTEVGGTVNIDSRPGQGTTVEISWHP from the coding sequence ATGAAACTCGAGGCGGAGACCGAGCGCTGGATGGTGCGAGCGCTGGCGATCCTGAGGATCGGGCAGGTCGTGCCGGCCCTGCCGGTGCTGGTGTCCTCTCCCCTGTCGGACTACCGGCAACCGGCGGTTGTCCTGGGCCTCTACGGGCTTTACGTCGGCTGGGCTGCCCTCTTGTTCAGTGTGGCGCTCTACCGCAACGCCGTCGGATCGGCCTGGGTGTGGACGGACGTAGCCATCGCCGTGCTTTGTGTGCTGGCCGTGGGGTTATCCGAGCGACCGGGTATCGGCGTGACCTGGCAGAACTGGACCATCGGCCCGGCGATGGGTGCGGCGATCCTGGCCCTGCTCTACCAGGGACGGTGGGCGGGCACAGCCGTCGGAGCCGTCTTGGTCGCGGCGCATGTGCTGGGGCTGTGGCCCGAACTGGGCAGCGGCGCGGGAGTCAACGAGGTGCTGGGCAACGCCGGAGCCGGCCTAGCGTTCACCGTCGGCGCAGGCCTGGTCGGCGGCCGGCTCCGCCGGTCGGCGTGGCTGGCCGACCGTTCAGCGGAAGACGCGTTGCACGAGCGCGAGGCACGGGCCCGGATAGCGGAGCGGGTCCGCCAGTACGACCTGCTCCACACGAACGTGCTCACCACCCTCACCTTGGTCGCCGGCGTCGGCGGCGAACTGTCAGCCGAGCTCAAGAGCCGCTGCGCCCGCGACGTCGACTTCCTCCGCAACATGGCTGCCTCGGTGATCGATGCGTCACCACGCGGCCTCAACGCCGAACTGGCGGCCATGGTGCGCGACCAGTCGGCACTCGGCCTCGACATCCAGTACAGCACCGATAGCCTTCCCGCCGACCTCCCCGCCGAGGTCGTCGCGGCGCTCACCCACGCGGCCCGCGAGGCGCTCAACAACGTCGCCAAGTACGCGGGCACCGACCGATCCTGGCTGGTCGCCACCGGCGACGAAGGCGCGGTGCACATCACGGTGACCGACCAGGGGCGCGGCTTTGACCCCACGGCCACCAGCAACGGATTCGGCCTGTCCCATGCCATCCACCACCGGGTCACCGAGGTCGGCGGAACCGTGAACATCGACAGCCGGCCAGGACAAGGAACGACAGTGGAGATTTCATGGCATCCGTGA
- a CDS encoding response regulator — protein sequence MASVITVGAIDDDQLLLTLAKHWFESLPDIRLTHTAATVAEYLAQNPNDDVVLLDLNLRDGSRPRNNVERLVRHGDNVIVVSVNPDKEFVWATLEAGAIDYLTKNTRENALGTLVASIRAAATGHHTISHELAFIIGRDRRSNRPHLSDREHETVEMYGKGMTIDAVAARLHVQPGTARSYLHRARLKYAEVGRPFRNRTELQQRLREDGIDPLPPV from the coding sequence ATGGCATCCGTGATCACCGTCGGCGCCATCGACGACGATCAGCTCCTGCTCACCCTCGCGAAGCACTGGTTCGAGTCCCTGCCGGACATCCGCCTGACCCATACCGCCGCCACCGTGGCGGAATACCTGGCGCAAAACCCGAACGACGACGTCGTCCTGCTGGACCTCAACCTCCGTGACGGCTCACGTCCCCGAAACAACGTCGAACGGCTCGTCCGTCACGGAGACAACGTCATCGTGGTCTCGGTGAACCCCGATAAGGAATTCGTCTGGGCCACCCTCGAAGCCGGCGCGATCGACTACCTGACCAAAAACACCCGGGAGAACGCCCTGGGCACCCTTGTGGCCAGTATCCGCGCCGCGGCGACCGGCCACCACACCATCAGTCACGAGCTCGCGTTCATCATCGGCCGGGACCGCCGCTCCAACCGGCCCCACTTGTCCGACCGGGAGCACGAAACCGTCGAAATGTACGGCAAGGGTATGACGATCGACGCCGTCGCGGCCCGACTCCACGTGCAGCCCGGCACCGCGCGCAGCTACCTGCACCGGGCACGCCTCAAATACGCCGAGGTCGGACGGCCGTTCCGCAACCGGACGGAACTGCAGCAGCGCCTCCGAGAGGACGGCATCGACCCGCTGCCACCGGTGTGA
- a CDS encoding GntR family transcriptional regulator, producing the protein MIEVEAGLPLDAVPRPAYDPSLRSARERDAAKAAELAAAGTPVSARTVTRMRYRAEGLRGLIDARGRKQTTPHGRADQSQLARRFEVSRTPVREALRRLIDDRLVSHNAFRGASVRAIDVREAIEISEIHDGLTAQLAAQRASAVSLERLAKLIEEMRVAVDGADRDSAVSLNQAFHELIYELAGNSTLTTVNRELAWNMGRFS; encoded by the coding sequence GTGATCGAGGTCGAGGCCGGTCTGCCGCTGGATGCGGTCCCGCGGCCTGCGTACGACCCGAGCCTGCGCTCGGCGCGAGAGCGCGACGCCGCGAAGGCCGCCGAGCTCGCCGCCGCCGGGACGCCGGTCAGCGCCCGCACCGTGACGCGGATGCGCTACCGCGCCGAAGGCTTGCGAGGCCTGATCGACGCCCGCGGTCGTAAGCAGACGACGCCGCACGGACGGGCTGACCAGTCCCAGTTGGCCCGGCGGTTCGAGGTGAGCCGGACACCGGTCCGCGAGGCGTTGCGCCGGCTCATCGACGACCGCCTGGTGTCCCACAACGCCTTCCGCGGTGCCAGCGTCCGGGCGATCGACGTCCGCGAAGCCATCGAGATCAGCGAGATCCACGACGGCCTTACCGCCCAGCTCGCGGCCCAGCGAGCCAGTGCCGTCAGCCTGGAGCGGCTCGCGAAGCTCATCGAGGAGATGCGCGTCGCGGTTGACGGGGCTGACCGGGACAGCGCGGTCTCCTTGAACCAGGCTTTCCACGAGCTGATCTACGAGCTGGCGGGCAACAGCACCCTCACGACGGTGAACCGGGAGCTCGCCTGGAACATGGGCCGGTTCTCGTAA